From a region of the Lactuca sativa cultivar Salinas chromosome 4, Lsat_Salinas_v11, whole genome shotgun sequence genome:
- the LOC111908382 gene encoding sterol 3-beta-glucosyltransferase UGT80A2 has translation MDSVMLYWDDMLLMVGPYGDPVCYLDDGPIILILECDGARILSNLNMEFLQRAPASIESIFNIGSTEPTTLLYDALDHFDRRNAKVDENLRLIKTSLHEAVKEEFPHPLSRVKQPAGYRLSYQIVDSLIWLGIRDIINDVRKKKLKLGPVTYLNGSQGSETDIPHGYIWSPHLVPKPKDWGPKIDVVRFCFLDLASNYKPPEELVRWFDAGPKPIYIGFGSLPVQEPEKMTQAIVTALEMTGQRGIINKGWGGLGILTEPKDFVYSLDNIPHDWLFLQCASMVHYGGAGTTTVGLNATCPTTIVPFFGDQPFWGERVHSRGVGPPHIPVDQFNLTKLVDAIKFMLDPKVKERAVELAKVMENDKMFT, from the exons ATGGACAGTGTAATGCTATATTGGGATGATATGCTTCTAATGGTGGGCCCATATGGAGATCCAGTTTGCTATCTTGATGATGGACCCATTATCCTTATCCTAGAGTGTGATGGTGCTAGGATATTGTCtaacttaaacatggagtttctTCAACGGGCTCCAGCTTCAATTGAATCTATCTTCAATATTGGGAGCACAGAACCAACAACTTTATTGTATGATGCGTTGGATCATTTTGACAGGAGAAATGCAAAG GTTGATGAAAATTTGAGGCTGATAAAAACATCGTTGCATGAGGCTGTTAAA GAGGAATTTCCTCATCCTCTATCCCGTGTCAAGCAACCAGCTGGATATAGA TTGTCATATCAGATAGTTGACTCTTTAATCTGGCTTGGAATTCGAGACATAATAAATGATGTTAGGAAGAAAAAGTTGAAGCTGGGACCTGTCACGTATTTAAATGGTTCTCAAGGCTCTGAGACTGATATTCCACATGGATACATATGGAGTCCTCATCTTGTTCCTAAACCAAAAG ATTGGGGACCTAAAATTGATGTGGTTCGATTTTGTTTCCTTGATCTCGCATCAAACTACAAACCCCCTGAAGAACTTGTACGTTGGTTTGATGCTGGCCCAAAGCCTATCTATATTGGGTTTGGTAGCCTT CCAGTTCAAGAGCCTGAGAAAATGACACAGGCAATCGTTACAGCCCTAGAAATGACTGGACAAAGGGGCATCATCAACAAAGGATGGGGTGGTCTTGGTATCT TAACAGAGCCAAAGGATTTTGTATACTCGTTGGACAACATCCCCCATGACTGGCTTTTCTTGCAATGTGCATCTATG GTACACTACGGGGGTGCTGGAACTACAACTGTTGGACTAAATGCAACG TGCCCAACTACAATTGTACCTTTCTTTGGTGACCAACCATTTTGGGGAGAACGAGTTCATAGCAGAGGCGTAGGGCCGCCACACATACCAGTCGATCAGTTTAACCTCACCAAGTTGGTTGATGCAATTAAATTCATGCTAGATCCCAAG GTGAAGGAGCGAGCAGTGGAACTTGCAAAGGTGATGGAGAACGACAAAATGTTTACCTAA